One Micromonospora craniellae genomic region harbors:
- a CDS encoding class I SAM-dependent methyltransferase has product MGDRIDVAEATRAKHETAAVFDRGAATYDRTGVEFFGPMGRELVRRVGLRPGQQVLDVGCGRGAVLLPAAQAVGPTGGVVGIDLAPTMVDLTRADVATAGLAHVRVDVADAEDPPLPEATFDAVLAGLVVFLLPAPLDALRAYRRLLRPTGRIGVTTFAAHDPRFNDALTALARHLPPERRQPPNKGKPEHFATRESTGELLRRAGYHQVTIDDVPFESRFRDIDHFVAWAWSHGARAILERIPPDRLPAALADAAHALSPTGESLQLTTSVRFAIGSRAES; this is encoded by the coding sequence ATGGGTGATCGGATCGACGTCGCCGAGGCGACGCGCGCCAAACACGAGACCGCAGCGGTGTTCGACCGTGGCGCCGCCACCTACGATCGCACCGGGGTGGAGTTCTTCGGCCCGATGGGGCGGGAGCTGGTACGCCGAGTGGGGCTGCGCCCGGGACAACAGGTCCTCGACGTGGGCTGTGGGCGGGGCGCCGTCCTGCTGCCCGCGGCGCAGGCCGTGGGGCCGACCGGCGGCGTCGTCGGCATCGACCTGGCCCCGACGATGGTCGACCTGACCCGCGCCGACGTGGCCACCGCCGGCCTCGCCCACGTCCGGGTGGACGTCGCCGACGCCGAGGATCCGCCCCTGCCCGAGGCCACCTTCGACGCCGTGCTCGCCGGACTCGTCGTGTTCCTGCTGCCCGCTCCACTGGACGCGCTGCGCGCCTACCGGCGGCTCCTGCGGCCCACCGGACGGATCGGCGTCACCACCTTCGCCGCCCACGATCCACGGTTCAACGACGCGCTCACCGCGTTGGCCCGGCACCTGCCGCCGGAGCGCCGCCAGCCACCGAACAAGGGGAAGCCCGAGCACTTCGCCACGCGCGAGTCGACCGGCGAACTCCTGCGCCGTGCCGGCTATCACCAGGTCACCATCGACGACGTGCCGTTCGAGAGCCGGTTCCGTGACATCGACCACTTCGTCGCCTGGGCGTGGTCGCACGGGGCCCGCGCGATCCTGGAACGCATCCCTCCCGACCGACTGCCCGCCGCCCTCGCCGATGCGGCACACGCCCTGTCCCCCACCGGCGAGAGCCTCCAGTTGACCACCAGCGTCCGGTTCGCCATCGGTAGCCGGGCGGAGTCCTGA
- a CDS encoding YcnI family copper-binding membrane protein has product MHFTVRRVAQIGALGLFTAATVALTGSPAAAHVTVSPSVTTAGSYAVLTMGVPHGCDGSATTKVSIKIPDQIVTVTPTVNPNWTVEKVMAALNPPITDGHGNEVTQRVTEVVYTANTPLPDDLRDKFELSVKLPDTAGETLVFPSVQTCEQGEAAWVQLPEAGQEGHELDYPAPKFVVTAKADAADTADAAHDAEEQPVAQTSTESEGGTGAVAWIALGLGALGLVAGGLALVRTRRTA; this is encoded by the coding sequence ATGCACTTCACAGTTCGTCGGGTCGCGCAGATCGGTGCCCTCGGGCTCTTCACCGCCGCGACGGTGGCACTCACCGGTTCACCGGCCGCCGCGCACGTCACGGTCAGCCCGTCGGTGACCACCGCCGGCTCGTACGCCGTGCTGACGATGGGGGTGCCGCACGGTTGCGACGGTTCTGCCACCACCAAGGTGTCCATCAAGATCCCCGACCAGATCGTCACGGTCACGCCCACCGTGAACCCGAACTGGACGGTCGAGAAGGTGATGGCGGCCCTGAACCCGCCGATCACGGACGGACACGGCAACGAGGTCACCCAGCGGGTGACCGAGGTGGTCTACACCGCGAACACGCCACTGCCGGACGACCTGCGTGACAAGTTCGAACTGTCGGTGAAGCTGCCGGACACCGCCGGTGAGACGCTGGTGTTCCCCTCGGTGCAGACCTGCGAGCAGGGCGAGGCGGCCTGGGTGCAGCTGCCCGAGGCGGGCCAGGAGGGTCACGAGTTGGATTACCCGGCACCGAAGTTCGTCGTGACCGCAAAGGCCGACGCCGCCGACACGGCCGACGCCGCCCACGACGCCGAGGAGCAGCCGGTGGCCCAGACCAGCACGGAGTCCGAGGGCGGCACCGGGGCGGTGGCGTGGATCGCGCTGGGGCTCGGCGCGCTGGGCCTGGTGGCCGGCGGGTTGGCGCTGGTGCGTACCCGCAGGACCGCCTGA